ATTATACTTAAACCTTAAAGCGGGTAAATATAAAATCTCAGCTAAGGACAAACAAGGTAATGTAAAAGTTTCCTCCACAATAAAAGTAAAAAGCAACTCTCTTTCTTCATCTGCCGGGATAGGTGGAACTGAAAATTTCTTATCCAATGATTGCTTGTTAGTTGGTGTAACTTATTAGAAAATAAAAAGCACTAGTGGCAACACTGCATGCCCTCAAGTGGGGGCTTGGTGCATTTTGATTCCGATGCATCGTGACTATTACCTTTCGTACCGTTGTACAGGAACACTGCAAACCGGCCCCACCTGAGGGTATGCAGAAAACGATATTGATTAAATTGAATTGATTTTTAAATTTTAAGGTTAGAACTTAATTTAAAACATCAAAAATTAATTTTAAAGGATAAATTTAAAAGGCAACAGCCTTTGGTCATTGTGTCAAATTAATTAACATTTGTAAAAAATGGATATTAATTTGGCACTTTTATTTTTATTGGAGTAGAAATTTGGATTTAGGCGGGAAACCTGCTTTTTATTCAAAGAGGATAATTATGAAAGAATTTTGCGACAAATATTTTAAGGAATTGATTATTAATTTAATCTTTTCATAACCATTGCATTCACGTGTTCAAAGAGTTGTTGTGGAGTTAAAGTGCGCCAGTGTAATTCGTTTAAAATTCCTCCCAGAACAATATAATAATCAATATTTCCCTGTTGAAATTCCTTTACTACATGTTCCCTGAAATTTAAAAAGGCAATCCAGCCATCGTCAATATCATCAAACCACTCCTCATAATAACAATCATCAGAATGATGAAAATTAAATACATTTTCGCCGATAAGAATAAACTTGTTTATTCCTTTTTTTATAAGCAAATCTGCAATGTCACGCTTTAAAAACATAATGTCATTGTTTATGCAATCGTTCCATTCTCCTATTAATTCAATAATGGCAACACCTTCATCATAATCAGCAAAAAGGATTTTGATAAACAATGTTGGCGAACCAATATCATCCCATTGTGGATGTATTACATGGTTGTATATTGAATGGGTAAATTCAAATTCACTGTATTCTCTACCGAAAAAAGGAGATTTTATATCTTCTGAGGAAAGATAATAACTATGCCAGTTATAGTGCGGTTCCAGATTATGCATCAATACTACTATTTACTAATTTATTTTTAATTAAAATCTGAGTTTTTTAAAAAGTAAATAAGCATGCATTTGTTTTTAAATGCTTATTTACTTAGGCTTTCAGATAATTATTTAACATAAATATAAATATTTTAGTGCATTAAATAAAATAGAAATTTTTCAACTTAAAATAATATTTTTATTGTGATTCCTGTGCATTTTCAATGGCTTTCCTAACACTTCCAAATTTCTTTAAAAGACTATTGGCTGTTTGATAGGGAACATTTAATGCATCCATTACCATTTTAGTTCCACGGTCGATTAATTTCACATTGCTAAGTTGCATATCAACCATTTTGTTTCCTTTTACCTTTCCAAGTTTAACCATTACGGTTGTTGAAATCATATTTAAAACCAGCTTTTGAGCAGTTCCTGATTTCATTCTTGTACTTCCGGTTATAAATTCGGGACCTACAATTACCTCAATTGGAAATAAGGCCTGTTTGCATAATTCACTTTGAGGATTGCAACTAATTCCGCCGGTTACAATACCATTTTCCCTGCATTTTTGTATTGCACCAACAACATAAGGAGTTGATCCGGATGCGGTTATTCCCAATACAACATCTTGTGCTGAAATTTCGTGTTCCTGAAGGTCTTTCCAACCTTGTTGTGTATCATCTTCGGCAAATTCCACTGCTTTTCTTATTGCATTATCTCCACCAGCAATCAGCCCTACAACCATACCATGAGGAATACCATAGGTAGGAGGGCATTCAGAAGCATCAACAATTCCTAATCGTCCGCTGGTTCCAGCTCCTAAATAAAAGAGCCTTCCACCTGCCATCATTTTTTCTGCTATGGCATCCACAAGTTTTTCAATTTGTGGCAATGCAGCTTCTATGGCAAGTGGTACAGAATGATCCTCTTTATTTATGCATTTAAGAATTTCAATGCTTGACATCTTCTCAATGTTGTTATACAGAGAAGAGCTTTCTGTGATTTTTAGGCTCATTTAATACGTATTGACTATTGTTCAAGGATTACAATTTTTTCAATTTTATCACCACCCCTTATGGCGTCAATAAACTCAACACCTTCTGTTACTTTGCCAAAAGCAGTATGTTGTCGGTCTAGGTGCTGTGTATTAGATCTGTTATGGCAGATAAAAAACTGTGATCCACCTGTATTTCTTCCGGCATGGGCCATGGAAAGCACTCCTTTATCATGGTACTGGTTCTCGCCTGTTAACTCACAGTCAATGGAATAACCTGGTCCACCAGCTCCTGTGCCATCCGGACATCCTCCCTGTATTACAAAATCAGGAATAACCCTGTGAAAAGTAAGTCCATTGTAAAATCCGCTTTTGGACAATTTAACAAAATTTGCAACTGTTTTTGGTGCATCTTTTTCATAAAACTCTACTTTCATTACTCCTTTGGCTGTGTGAATTTCTGCTGTTGTTGTCATAAATTTATTTTTGATAGTTTAACATTTGATTAATAACAATATTGCCTTTTTATTCGAGCTCAAAATTATTATATTTGTGGGAATAGGCATAATTAATAATTATTAAACACCATTTTTATGAAAAGATTTTATTTTTTGGGAGCATTTGCAGCAATGTTAATATTAAATTCCTGTACTAATAATGAACCTGAAACACTTGATACTGTAAAATCACCTGCTGAAACAGCAAACCAGGAAATAGTAGAACCCTATTTCAGAACAGAGAAAGATGGTATAATATTAACAGAAGCACCTGATTCTCCATTATTTCCAAATGCAAAACTTTCCCTTAAAAACCCTGATCTTTCAAAAAATTTAACACAAGGAAAAAACACCTTTGGTTTTGAAGTTAAAAATTTTGAACTTGGATCTCCAACACCAGGAGAAGAACACCGTGAGTGTGCTGTTTCAAAACAAGGACAACACATTCATTGGATTTTAAATAACGCCCCCTATACTGCTCATTATGAACCCACTATTGAAAAAGAACTACAGCCAGGCAAACACCTGCTTTTGGCCTTTCTTTCTCGTTCTTACCATGAAAGCATTAAAAACAACACTGCCTATTTACTAAAACAAATAAATGTAGGTGCAACAAAAGATCAGCAGGATTATAACTTAAATGGACAACATCTTTTTTATAGCCGCCCAAAAGGGGAATATATAGGAGCTGACACTGAAAAACTTCTTCTTGATTTCTACCTTGTTAACACTAATATATCGGAAAGTGGAAATAAGGTAAGTTTAACAATTAATGGAACTACTTTCCTGCTTACAAAATGGCTTCCCTATCAAATTCAAGGATTGCCAATGGGAGAAAATACAGTTAGAATTCAACTTGTTGACAATGCAGGATTGCCTGTGGCAGGACCATTTAACGATTCAGGGGATAGGAAAATTATTTTAAAACCAGCGGAACAGAAGGCGGGCCACGTTCATTAAAAAGAATTAAAATGTATTAGGTTTAAGGCTTGATATTTTAATTAAAAGAACCCTGATTTTTGCCTTATTTAAGAATAAGGCAAAAATCAGGGTTCTTTTATTCCTTTAAGTAATACCCTTTTCAAAAAAGGATTTGTTCAAACAAGGATAAGTAAGGTAAATAATTATTCAGGCATTTTTGCTAAATTTATATTCATTTACATGAATTTTTCGATATGTTGCTTGGGGTTCATTGTTCAATTGCTGGGGGATATGAAAATGCCTTTCTTGAGTCAAAAAGACTTGGAATTAATACGTTCCAAATATTTACAAAGAACCAGCGCCAATGGAGAGAAAGAGAAATTTCAGAAACAGAGGGGAATTTATTCAGAGAAAATTTGATTAAATTCGGAATAGTAACAGCTTTTTCGCATACAAGTTACCTTATAAATGTTGCAAGTTCAAATGAAATAATTAGGGAAAGATCACTATTTTCTCTTGCTTCGGAAGTTAAACGCTGTCAGCAATTAGGACTTGCATTTACTGTGCTTCATCCCGGTTCATTTAAAAATTCAACTTTAAAAGAAGGGATTATCAATATTGCAGATGCGCTTATTGCAGTTTTGGAAAGTACTGAGCAATCAAATGTGAAAATATTGTTGGAGAATACCGCAGGGCAAGGTTCAAGCATAGGAGGAAGGTTCGAACATTTAGCTGAAATTATAAAACATGTTGGATCTCCCCGTATTGGGATATGTTTTGATACCTGCCATGCCTTTGCTTCAGGTTATGATATTCGCAAGAAGGAAGGTTTTGAAATTACTATGGACAAGCTGGATAAAATCGTAGGGATTAATAAACTGTTTGCCTTTCACTTTAATGACTCTAAGGGAGAATTAGCGAGTAAACTGGATAGGCACGAACATATAGGAAAAGGTAAATTAGGACTTGAGCCTTTCAAAGAGATTATGAAGTGGTTTCCGGATATACCAAAGGTTTTGGAAACACCAAAGGAAAATGACATGGATAAAGTAAATCTAAGGGTATTGAATGAATTAGCATTGTCCTCTATAAACTCTTTTTAGGGGTAGAATAAAAAGTGAAGGATAGAGCTGTTCTAAATTTTAGCGATTGTTTTTAACCCAACAGGGGTAACTAAATACTATTTTCCATTATATTTGGAAGATTTTTTAATATTAACATATAAAACATCTAACTTTAATGAAATTACTTGAAGGAAAAGTTGCTCTTGTTACCGGTGCATCAAGAGGTATTGGCAAGGCTATTGCTGAAAAATTTGCTCAGCAGGGCGCAAATGTTGCTTTTACTTATTTATCATCCGTTGAAAAAGGAAAAGCACTCGAGGAAGAATTGGCTGCATTTGGAATAAAAGCAAAAGGGTACCGTTCCAATGCCGCTGATTTTAAAGCTGCTGAGGAACTTGTGAATTCTGTGGTTGCAGATTTTGGTGCTTTGCATATTGTGGTTAACAATGCAGGTATTACAAAGGATAACCTGTTAATGCGAATGACAGAAGAAGCCTGGGATGATGTGATAAACACCAATTTAAAATCGGTTTTTAATATTACCAAAGCCGCTCAAAGACCAATGCTTAAGCAGCGTTACGGATCTATAATTAATATGAGTTCAGTTGTTGGAGTTAATGGAAATCCAGGGCAATCGAATTATTCAGCCTCAAAAGCAGGGATTAACGGCTTTACAAAATCTATTGCCAAAGAACTTGGATCAAGGAATATACGTTGCAATGCTATTGCTCCAGGATTTATTGAAACAGAAATGACGGCTGCTCTTGATCCTGCTGTAGTACAAAGCTGGAGAGACTCTATTCCATTAAAAAGAGGAGGTACTCCTGAGGATGTTGCAAATCTTACTCTTTTTCTTGCTTCTGATATGTCATCCTACATTACCGGACAGGTTTACAATGTATGTGGTGGAATGTTAACCTGATTTTTTTTCAGCAACTATCAAGGTATTTCTATCCCTGCTTTATGTTTGCTTTTTTATAAGAAAACTCAGCTTCTGCCGTTTGTTTGAAGTCTATTTTATTATTCGTAGTTTTAATAAATTTCCTGTTTGTTCAGGTAACGGTTTTCCGGAAATCTTTTTTTCATTTGAGTTTTATCACTGAATATCCGCTTTGGTTTGTTGTTTTCTGCATGTTGCTCGGTGCTGCATATGCAGCATTACTGTACTTTAAATCATCACTTTTTGAAGCAGCCAATGCTTGGGTTCCAATTTTTATGGCCCTCTTTAGATTTACAAGTGTTTCAATTCTTTCCTTTTTGCTCCTGGGCCCTTTACTCAGAACTGTTTTCAGAGAAATAGAAAAGCCCATTATCATTATTGCCCAGGATAATTCCGAATCGGTTTGTATAGGCAAAGATTCTTCTTATTATAAAACCCAATATAAGGAAAAACTAGAGGAACTAATTGCAAAATTTGATGATTCCTTTGATATTAAAACATATTCCTTTGGAAGTTCCATTTCTCAGGATTTAAGTTTTAATTATACAGATAAAGAAACGGATTTTTCTGAATTAATGGAAGAGATAAATACCCGTTATAGCAACAGAAATGTTGGGGCGCTAATTATTGCTTCAGATGGTTTATACAACAAAGGGATGAATCCACTTTATACATCCCAAAAGTTTAATTTCCCTTTTTATGCCATTGCCCTTGGTGATACTGCAATTAAAAAAGATTTGGTACTTGCTAAGGTTGCTCACAACAGAATTGCCTATTATGGTAATTCTTTCCCCCTGGAAATTCAGGTTGATGCAAAACAACTGGATAAAAAAGAAACAATGCTTACTGTTTCAAAAGGAAACAAGGTTCTTTTTTCTCAGAAGATTAGTATAAACAATCAAAAATATAGTGTAACAGTCCCTGTAATGCTTGAAGCAAAGGAAATTGGCATTCAAAAATACAGTGTTAAATTAAATAATCTGGAGGGTGAGATCACTTATGTAAACAACCAAAAGGATGTTTTTATTGATGTTCTTGATGGAAGGCAAAAAGTGCTAATACTTGCAAATTCTCCCCACCCTGATATTGCCGCACTTAAATTCAGTATTGAATCAAACGACAATTATGAAGTTGTTTTTTCTTTGGCTTCCGATTTTAAGAAATCTATTAAAGAATACAACCTTGTAATTCTTCACCAGATCCCCTCCTTAAATAATCCTGCCGCTGCCATTCTTGATGAATTGGAAAAACTTGATATACCAAGGCTGTATATTTTGGGTAATCAATCTTCATTGAATCATTTTAATGCACGTAATGTTGGTTTAAACATTGTTGGCAGCCCTGGCAAACAAAATGAGAGCCAAGCTTTAATCGTTGATAACTTTAGTGTATTTTCTTTGAGTGAGCAAACCCTTAAAGCCATTAAAAAGTTTCCTCCTGCACTTGTTCCTTTTGGTAATTATAAAGCTGCTGCATCTAGCTATATTCTTATGAAACAGAAAATAGGTATGGTTGAAACTTCCGATCCTTTAATATTGTTTAATGCTTCCGGTGGTTCTAAAATAGGTGTGTTTACAGGAGAGGGCATTTGGAGATGGCGCATTGTAGATTATGTTGAAAATGAAAATCACGATGCCTTCAATGAATTAATCAGTAAAACAATTCAATATCTTGCCATGAAAGTGGATAAAAATCACTTCAGGGTAATAAGTAAAAATAATTTTTATGAAAATCAGCCTGTGGAGTTTGAAGCCGAACTATACAATGATATTTACGAACTTATTAATGAACCTGAAATAGCAATCAACATTATAAATAACCAAAACAATAAATATCCTTTTGCATTCAGTAAAACTTCAAATGCATATAAACTCAATGCCGGACTTTTTCCCGTTGGTGAATATAAATATGAAGCTAAAGTTAAAATAGGGGAAAAGGTTTTGATTCAGTCCGGAGAATTCAGTGTTAGTGCACTGCAAATAGAATCACTTGTAACAGAAGCAGATCATCAATTACTTTATAGTTTAACAAAAAAACAGGACGGGGAAATGGTTTATCCATCCGAATTATTAAACTTGTTTCAACTCATCAAAACCAGGGAAGATATTAAACCTGTTTTTTATACACAGGAGCGCCTGAATGAACTGATTAATTTTAAATGGGTTTTCTTTTTAATTTTAATGCTTATTTCCTTTGAATGGTTTTTAAGGAAAAGAAACGGAGCTTATTGATTTTTTATCTACAGCAAAGAAACTTAGCCTGTATTGGGTTTGTTTTTCGGTTTTTGATAATAAGAGCAAAGTGTTGAAAGCGAATACTTTTTAAATTTTTAGTTCAGCCACTTCAATAACTTCACCAGCCAGTAAATTTTCAAGATGAATATTTCCAACGCGCACCCTTACAAGGCGAAGTGTAGGAAAACCCACTGCTGCAGTCATTTTTCTGATTTGCCTGAATTTTCCTTCTTTAATGGTAATTGAAACCCAGCAAGTAGGGCCATGTCTGTCATCTCTTATTTTACGACCACGCTCTCCGAAAGCGGGAAATTCATTGAGTTTAAATGCAGTGCAGGGCAGGGTTTGATATTTAATATTTCTGATTCCTATTTCAACTCCCTGTTTTAACAAGTCAATTGCCTTGTTTGTTATAAGTCCATCCAATTGTACGTAATACTCTTTTTCTATTTTATTGCTACAAATATTGGCACTTACTTTACCGTTTGTGGTTAATAAAAGCAAGCCTTCGCTTTGTTCATCAAGTCGGCCAATTGACATAGTTTTTTCAGGGAAATTATACAATTCACCTAGTAATTTTTTCTTCTTTTTTGATTCCAGCACAAACTGGCTTAGGTAGCCAAAAGGTTTATGAAAAATAAAATGCCTATGAATCATAAACTGGAATTGTGAAAATAGTATTCAGGAAATTTACAGAACTAATTAGGTATATAGCAGCGAAGGTAAAAGAAATTACAAAAGTTTCAAATTGTTTAAAGCCCAGTAATTGCTCTTAATTGTTGAATAATAAAAAAAGCAATTATTCTTTAATAGATGAATGGCAGTGGTGAATTTCCCTGTTTGTTTGATTTTAATTATGAGCAGGATGTTTCATTTTATATATTTCAGTAAATTTTATTTGATCTGAAAAATTGTAAATAATCGATGTTTTTTTGAAATACAGTTAATTATCAATATTTTCACCCCTTATTACCATTCTACCTAGTTTTTAAATTTATTATAAATACCGAATCATGTTTAATTTCAAAGCATATTTTCCTAAAACGCTAAGTCCTTCCTTGATAATTTCAATGCTTGCAGTTTTTTGCCTGTTTTCCTTAACTGAAATTCAGGCTCAGGCTAAATATGAAATAACTGCTAATCTTGAAAAAGTAAAAAAGGATAAGGTAAAAGTAATTGTTAAAACCCCTATAGTAAAAGAGGACAAGGTTTCATGGATTATGCCTTCAGTAATTCCTGGTTCATATTCTTTGAAGGATTTTGGAAGATTTATTGAAAATTTTATTGCTTTTGATGAAAAAGGAAAAAAATTAAAAGTAACAAAGGAGGGAAATAATGTTTTTCATATTGAGGATGCAACTCGTCTTAGTCGCATTGAATATTTGGTTAACGATACCTGGGATGCTTCAAATGACAATTATATTTTTCAACCCGGTGGTACCAATATAGATGCAGGTAAGAGTTTTGTTATAAATCATCAGGGATTTTGGGGTTATCTGGAAGGATATAAGATGTTGCCCTATGAAATAAGTATATTAAAACCAGATAATCTTTTTGGATCTACGGCCCTGGAAATTAAAAATATTTCCTCAAACATGGATATTCTTTTTGCCAGTGATTATGTAAAGCTTGTAGATAACCCGGTTATGTACAGTATACCCGATACTGTAAGTTTTATGAGTGGAAACACTAGAATTGTAGTTTCGGTATTTTCAGAAACAGGTGTTGTTAGGGCCGAAAAAGTAAAAGAATATCTAGTTCCCCTTGCCACATCCTTAACTGATTTTTTCGGGCAAATGCCTGTTGACAAATACTATTTTTTAATGTATTTCCCCGAATATGTTCAGAAAAAAGATAAAAAACTTGGAATTACCACCTATGGCGGATACGGTGCCTTAGAACATTCATACAGTTCATTTTATTTTTTACCGGAATTCAATAATCCAGAACGGGTAAAATCTATGGTGTTGAGTATTGCTTCACATGAATTTCTTCATATTTTAACCCCTCTGAATATTCATAGCCAGGAAATAGGTGATTTTAATTTCAGGGATCCAAAAATGTCAAAGCATTTATGGATGTATGAGGGTGTTACTGAATATTTTGCTGATTTAATCCAGGTAAGGAATAAATTCACTACTTACGAAGAATTTAAAACTGAAATAAAAGCAAAAATAAATAAGGCCGCCACCTATCCTGATGTTTCATTTACTGATATGAGTCAAAATATTTTGACAGATCAATATAAGGAAATGTACAGCAATGTTTACAGTAAGGGAGCCTTATTAGGGTTCTTGCTTGACATTAGGCTTCAGGAACTTAGCAATGGGAAACAAAGCCTTAAAGATGTTATGCTTGATTTGTCTAAAAAGTACGGACCCAATAAATCATTTAAAGATGATGAATTAATAGATGAAATAATTTCCATGACTTCTCCTGAAATAAAACACTATTTTGATAATTATGTTATTGGAAATAAACCGCTTCCCTATGCTGAATATTTCAATAAAATAGGATGGAGGTTTATTGAATCAAGACAAGATAGTATGAAAACATTTGGAAAAATAAGTTTTACCTATGATGCAAAAAAAGAACAATTCCTGGTAATGAATTCCAATATAAAGGAAAATGCTTTTGGCCTGGAAAATGGGGATGCAATTTTGTCGGTAAATGATCAAGCCCTTACAATTTCTAATTACAATGAGCTGTTGAATCCCATTATTGAAACCAGAAGTTTGCAGGAAATAACTTTAGTATATAAAAGAGGTTTAGATACTTTAACTTCAAAAGCAATTCCTAAATCTGTTATGGTAGAAGTAAAAAATATAATTGAATTTATCCCTAATCCAACTGAAAGTCAACTCCAACTTAGAAACTCATTGCTTGGATTTTAGTATTATACCAGCTATTTTTTTAGATTTTTATATGTGCAAAAGAATGTGTTTTATATTTCATGGTTTAATATGAGGTATATAATTCTGTTTTTTATTTTCATTGCTTTAAATAATGTTCATGCACAGGAAAAAAAGAACTTGCATGCACATCGTATTTTGCAGTCTCCCAGAATTGATGGAGTTCTTGATGAAGAAGCATGGATTGATGTTTCTATTGCTCGAGATTTTATTCAAAATGAGTTGAAACCTGGAAACCTTTGCTCTCAACCTACAGAAGTTAAGCTTCTTTATGATGATCAGGCTTTATATATTGGCGCCACCCTTTATGATGTATCCCCTGATAGTATTCTAAGAGAACTTAGCAAAAGGGACACGGAGGGAAATACGGATCTTTTTGGAATTATAAT
The sequence above is drawn from the Bacteroidota bacterium genome and encodes:
- the murQ gene encoding N-acetylmuramic acid 6-phosphate etherase, which gives rise to MSLKITESSSLYNNIEKMSSIEILKCINKEDHSVPLAIEAALPQIEKLVDAIAEKMMAGGRLFYLGAGTSGRLGIVDASECPPTYGIPHGMVVGLIAGGDNAIRKAVEFAEDDTQQGWKDLQEHEISAQDVVLGITASGSTPYVVGAIQKCRENGIVTGGISCNPQSELCKQALFPIEVIVGPEFITGSTRMKSGTAQKLVLNMISTTVMVKLGKVKGNKMVDMQLSNVKLIDRGTKMVMDALNVPYQTANSLLKKFGSVRKAIENAQESQ
- a CDS encoding peptidylprolyl isomerase, which codes for MTTTAEIHTAKGVMKVEFYEKDAPKTVANFVKLSKSGFYNGLTFHRVIPDFVIQGGCPDGTGAGGPGYSIDCELTGENQYHDKGVLSMAHAGRNTGGSQFFICHNRSNTQHLDRQHTAFGKVTEGVEFIDAIRGGDKIEKIVILEQ
- a CDS encoding deoxyribonuclease IV; the encoded protein is MLLGVHCSIAGGYENAFLESKRLGINTFQIFTKNQRQWREREISETEGNLFRENLIKFGIVTAFSHTSYLINVASSNEIIRERSLFSLASEVKRCQQLGLAFTVLHPGSFKNSTLKEGIINIADALIAVLESTEQSNVKILLENTAGQGSSIGGRFEHLAEIIKHVGSPRIGICFDTCHAFASGYDIRKKEGFEITMDKLDKIVGINKLFAFHFNDSKGELASKLDRHEHIGKGKLGLEPFKEIMKWFPDIPKVLETPKENDMDKVNLRVLNELALSSINSF
- the fabG gene encoding 3-oxoacyl-[acyl-carrier-protein] reductase: MKLLEGKVALVTGASRGIGKAIAEKFAQQGANVAFTYLSSVEKGKALEEELAAFGIKAKGYRSNAADFKAAEELVNSVVADFGALHIVVNNAGITKDNLLMRMTEEAWDDVINTNLKSVFNITKAAQRPMLKQRYGSIINMSSVVGVNGNPGQSNYSASKAGINGFTKSIAKELGSRNIRCNAIAPGFIETEMTAALDPAVVQSWRDSIPLKRGGTPEDVANLTLFLASDMSSYITGQVYNVCGGMLT
- a CDS encoding pseudouridine synthase, with translation MHRHFIFHKPFGYLSQFVLESKKKKKLLGELYNFPEKTMSIGRLDEQSEGLLLLTTNGKVSANICSNKIEKEYYVQLDGLITNKAIDLLKQGVEIGIRNIKYQTLPCTAFKLNEFPAFGERGRKIRDDRHGPTCWVSITIKEGKFRQIRKMTAAVGFPTLRLVRVRVGNIHLENLLAGEVIEVAELKI
- a CDS encoding peptidase M61 — translated: MFNFKAYFPKTLSPSLIISMLAVFCLFSLTEIQAQAKYEITANLEKVKKDKVKVIVKTPIVKEDKVSWIMPSVIPGSYSLKDFGRFIENFIAFDEKGKKLKVTKEGNNVFHIEDATRLSRIEYLVNDTWDASNDNYIFQPGGTNIDAGKSFVINHQGFWGYLEGYKMLPYEISILKPDNLFGSTALEIKNISSNMDILFASDYVKLVDNPVMYSIPDTVSFMSGNTRIVVSVFSETGVVRAEKVKEYLVPLATSLTDFFGQMPVDKYYFLMYFPEYVQKKDKKLGITTYGGYGALEHSYSSFYFLPEFNNPERVKSMVLSIASHEFLHILTPLNIHSQEIGDFNFRDPKMSKHLWMYEGVTEYFADLIQVRNKFTTYEEFKTEIKAKINKAATYPDVSFTDMSQNILTDQYKEMYSNVYSKGALLGFLLDIRLQELSNGKQSLKDVMLDLSKKYGPNKSFKDDELIDEIISMTSPEIKHYFDNYVIGNKPLPYAEYFNKIGWRFIESRQDSMKTFGKISFTYDAKKEQFLVMNSNIKENAFGLENGDAILSVNDQALTISNYNELLNPIIETRSLQEITLVYKRGLDTLTSKAIPKSVMVEVKNIIEFIPNPTESQLQLRNSLLGF